A window of the Nibribacter ruber genome harbors these coding sequences:
- a CDS encoding polysaccharide lyase — MKFNTKYIVLPLLVGFISASCDKNELDEMTPATAVSATSNLSSNLIFEETMEGSSPFSLAHAQEVGDWDYAFQIVNTPVWRGTKAARFEIRKDQPLVQDGKRSEMTIVKGADGDITKNTWYSFAAYFPSKGYEYDTEREIINQWYQSGSPSTSLRTDKDRITFEVGNTPETRKLHDLGAIKKDAWTEFVFHFIHSYGTDGLVEIWMNGVKVKTITGGNMYNDVLPKWKIGLYKSAFKYDETIVTNRVIYFDNVRVGNANATFADMTSGTASGSTTTTTSGTTTTSGTTTTSGTTTTSGTTTTTTTSTTDVQKVVSFTLVNATTNKDIMTIANGGVIDLSVIGTNKFNIRANTSKTTSGVVKFVMSGAKSDTRLDDVVPYALFGDNRAGDYYSWSATTGSYTLSGTTYTGTKDKMGSATAPAYTIKFTIQK, encoded by the coding sequence ATGAAGTTTAACACCAAATATATCGTATTGCCATTGCTAGTAGGTTTCATCTCAGCCTCTTGTGATAAGAATGAATTAGATGAAATGACGCCTGCCACTGCGGTTTCTGCCACGTCTAACCTGTCAAGCAACCTTATTTTTGAAGAAACCATGGAAGGATCTTCTCCTTTCTCTTTGGCGCATGCCCAGGAAGTAGGAGATTGGGACTATGCCTTTCAGATTGTAAACACTCCTGTATGGAGAGGCACCAAGGCCGCCCGCTTTGAGATCAGAAAAGACCAGCCGTTGGTACAGGACGGTAAAAGATCAGAAATGACCATCGTGAAAGGTGCAGACGGTGACATCACCAAGAACACCTGGTATTCTTTTGCCGCCTATTTCCCTTCCAAAGGGTATGAGTATGACACAGAGCGCGAGATCATTAACCAATGGTACCAGAGCGGTAGCCCGTCTACCTCACTTAGAACTGACAAAGACAGAATCACTTTTGAGGTAGGAAACACTCCGGAGACAAGAAAGCTGCATGATTTAGGTGCCATCAAGAAAGACGCCTGGACTGAGTTTGTATTCCACTTCATCCACTCTTACGGTACTGACGGCCTTGTTGAAATCTGGATGAACGGCGTGAAAGTGAAAACTATCACCGGGGGTAACATGTACAATGACGTGCTGCCTAAGTGGAAAATTGGTCTTTACAAGTCTGCCTTCAAATATGATGAGACCATTGTCACCAACCGAGTAATCTATTTTGACAATGTGAGAGTTGGTAATGCCAACGCCACCTTCGCTGACATGACCTCTGGTACTGCTTCAGGATCAACGACCACTACCACCAGCGGAACTACTACCACTAGCGGTACCACCACTACCAGCGGTACTACCACCACTTCTGGTACAACTACAACCACTACCACCTCCACCACAGATGTTCAGAAAGTAGTAAGCTTCACGCTGGTGAATGCAACTACAAATAAAGACATCATGACCATTGCTAACGGTGGCGTGATTGACCTGAGCGTAATTGGCACAAACAAATTCAACATCAGAGCCAATACCAGCAAGACTACCAGTGGTGTGGTGAAGTTTGTAATGTCAGGTGCCAAGAGCGATACGAGATTGGATGATGTAGTACCTTACGCCTTGTTCGGCGACAACAGAGCAGGTGATTATTACTCTTGGAGTGCTACCACAGGTTCTTACACACTTTCTGGAACTACCTACACAGGTACTAAGGACAAAATGGGTTCTGCCACAGCTCCTGCGTACACCATCAAGTTCACTATTCAGAAATAA